The DNA region AAGCCAACAATGGCGGCTACATCAAATAGAGTGGGGGTAAGAGGtcctcttttgaaaagaaaaacattagaaACAGGGGACCAGAAACAAAGAGCGGCGGCTAGAAGATGGTTATCGGCTATAGGAGGGTGCCGAGATAATTGGATCGCTTCATAGATACCTATTTCCCGCCAGAAGTCGCCAAAAACGGATTCTACTCTATCTAACCAAACCAAATATGCTTCAGAGACGCTTGGCCAAGTTCTAAGACTCTTTCCTGTCGAAGCTGATGAGTACCAAGAATGGAGATGAATAACTCTTTTCAAAGGAATTCCCTCATCAGAGAAAGGGGAGTCAGTACGAGATGGTTCATCTATAAGAGAAGGACCTAATATAAACCTAGAAGGATCTAGATCAACGAAGAGTTTGAGTATAGTATAGTCAAGAGACGaatgagaaggaaaaggaggaaCCAAAGACATTGTtcgaaaagaaaagagaagccGGAAGATTCGGTTAAGAGGAATGAAAAAGACGAAGGAGAATGAAAGAGACGAAGaggaaaagattaaaaaaaaaaaaagatataagagATAGAAGAGATAAAAAGGAACTttggggaagaagaaagggCTATCTGTCGCGTCGGGTACGAGTTCCGAAGTcagctataatgatgaatagacagtggcaattaagatgacctaattaatgccgcatatGAGACAAAGATAGAGAATGTGATCAAGGCTGCAAAAAAGAGAATCAGCGGCCAGGATTAAAACCGTACAAAAGATTGCGCTCCAGATTATGTCAGAGAATTTGACTTTGATTGGACTGAGGAATACGCCTCGGATCGCACTCGTTTTCAGAGGTTGAGACGAAAGGTTCAAAAGAtaacgccagctaccgaagcatcgctttgaaagctgccgagggggcaattgttgggcTAATTCGGCGCGGACAACTGGCAGGCCGGGACTACATCCGTGATCCAGGTCAAAACGGTGGACTAGGAGCATATAAGACGTGCCAGAAGATATGAGCCGCGTCTGTTCAAAAAGTTGTAACAACCGCAAGCGGTTGTgagcagttccaatcggccgaaggtggtcctccAAATCCGGAGATTGTGGCCGATCGTGCAGTGACAATAACTGAACGCAAGGGCAGCTTTATAAATAGGGATACCGCACCCTaaaaaagggtcttcgcccttgcgcacaaaagaccacctttattttcctgcatctttcttttcctgcatttaccgcttttcaTAGGAGTAGCTCTCGTAACTTagcatacttggagtctgtctgccctacgggcatcactcccctgttcttttacttggagtctgtctgccctacgggcatcactctccTGTTCTTGTAcgtctattcaatagaaagtcattttcggcttTTCTCGTCGATCAGATCTCAAGTTGTTtagtcattcggctcatctctcagtcgaattctgggcttcccctcctcattcggctcatcccgccgaagcgaatttactgtggaggttttcgaacccggctgattcgatccctcatcggccgaatcgcttgatccatcgtgggcgcaaacttcgagggtcacaaTCTGCAgccgctcatcatcccgacgttcttcccgaggagaatcCTTGACTGAGTCAAGGGTTGGGACTTTCGGCCaccaacaattttttggcacgcccggtgggacccATTTTTTGAGGTAAATCTGCATTTTATATAAAGCATGGCTGATGATAATAccatgaatctccgtaatagggctattcccagaaattctgggagtgaacagcTCAGTAATTCGGAGAATAATGTAGAGCGCCAAGCAGTTTTACCTGTTAAGGGTGAGAccagtggtcaatctggccaacagAAGCCTAGTTTGACCCAAGCGCTTGgccaaatgactcgggtcctacaaactttggaccaaaatagtcacgCAAGTACCGCACGGCTGGATGTCgttttggccgcaatcacgACCTCTAACGAAAAcatagcccgaatagggcagttgTTAGCTCGGAATGAACAGCCGATAGCAGGCCGACAAGCGCCTATGATAACGCCGGTGTTACAGAATCCAGTAACACCGGTAGTTGGTCAGCCCCAATATCAGGGGACACagtatcaagcggcttatagaccggtTGTTGGTAACACCGGTCAGCAGCCGGAAGTAGCTTGGGGgttacctccaccccctccagtTGCAGCCCACTAGCCCCAAAATGTACGGGCTAGGGGGCAGGCTTTGAATGCAcaagggattaatcccttagCACAAAATCTCGGTGCACAACAACCATCGAACCCGGTACCAGCTCAAGTTCCTTTCCAAGAAATTAACAATGAaatatatgcgcaaatagaagagGCCATCCGAAACACTTTCGGAATAGACACAAGGCgggcaatgcggcctgtatttagatcaccatatcctgcaaatatagatgtagaacacccatatccggcaaattggaagatgccgaaatttgacaaattatccggtgatgagaccgaaaatacggtcaAACATATCGCTCGATTTACAGCCCAATGCTGTGAAGCAGCGGCAGatccttttttaaaattgaggttATTCAATACTTCACTGACCAAGACAGCcttcacttggtatacaagtctaCCTACTAATTCCGTCCGAGACTGGGATGAATTAGAgggaaaatttcatgagcaattctatAGAATCGAGCCGGAGTTGTTGGTTGCAGATTTGGCTCAATTCAGACAAAAaacaggagaatcggttgatgaatatttaaatcgattcaagacggctcgaagccgatgttttgtaaggatgccggaatcagagtttgccaaaatggcattcaacggcatgcattttaagattaaagatcattttgaggataagtttttttccaaatctttttgatttgggagttcgagttgctcaatacgagcaatttcgaaaagggaataatgaagatcggcctagatggagccgaaacaaagattggaataaagggaaggagaaaaatatttctttctttgaaaaGTCCTTGGCTCATGAAGAGCTGAATTCATCTGAGGCagaagattcggctgatgaggccGAAATCTGTGCTGCCGAGATGGTAAGGAATAGTCAACCGTATAAATGTGCTTTACTAAAACCTGCGAAATCAAGAGAAGCAAAAACACAAATATCAACATTTAGTTATTCATTTGACATAGCAAAGACCGATCTTATTTTCGATCGGTTGTTAAAGGatggacgaattaaactacaggaaggtcaaactatacctcctgtagaagaaCTGAAACGCAGAAGAtactgcaaatggcaccattcatggagccataaaatTAGTGAATGtactgcctttaagaggcaaattcaaaaagagataaatgagggtcgactgatctttgccgaccaagaaaatagagatatggaaattgataagaatcatTTTCCATCACAAGTCAACGCCGTGAAcatgaaagggaaagaaaaggcGACTGCGAAAAGGCAGATCTAAGAAGAAATAGatgagggtcggctcatattgaCTGACCagaaaaacgaaaataaaataattaacaaaagttCGTTTTCAtttcaggtcaatatggtgaatattaaagaaaaagaggTTTTGGACAAAGAGACCGCTGACAACGTGGCCCATGCCAAAAAACATCTTCGGCTGTGCATcaggtgcaaggccgaaatgacgaaaAAAGACTGGGAAGCTATCGTGAATGCCAAGAAAATGGGGAACGAATGGAATGAGCTGATGGCGTTCCCTGAGGAttgggatgacattcctgatggcgaagaccaagaagaagaaggctcggaCGCAGCCTCTAATGACACTGAACCGGAAATATATTCGGTTCAACGCAAGAAAGATATGCtgatgcagaagattctgcatgattactacAACAACAGGCGTGGAGAATGTCATGgccgatgggactaccaggATAGACCATTCGATTCCAAGCAAAGGTTCCCTGGGTATCGGCCACACTGGCAACagcaagccaggccgagaccagaaccggaattcgaaggaatgaccgagggagacatagaattcctcggtcggaggttagtcaacgaactcggcattcagccttggccgagaccatgggaaagaagagaaattctgAAAAATCATTTAAGAACGGTAAAAGTACCAGCGAATGTGCCAGTAgatgaatggcacgaagttGAAGTCAAACCATCAGCCAGGTGGCatgggccgatgttaacaaaaactcaaaagcgtcggcaacagaggatgcaagccgagaCAAGACAAAATTATGAAGAAACGAAAGGGATGAGGCTCAATGTATGGAGACGCCCTGATGAGCGGTCACACCCTTTTCGTCTAATGAGAAATGACCATGAGGCAGGCGGCTCAACGCCCGCCCTCCAGTTGAAGTCGAGAGTAGAACGGCCAACCGAGGCCCAGTCGGAAGAAAAAATGACTaggagggagttagaagataaaatagcttcTCTCGAGACGatgatcaagagagaaagatggccTCCTAAAGAGAGGGAGGTTCGCATGGAGAGTGACTCTTCAGCCGAAACGGCCAAGGAgtcagaagagaagaaacagagaaTCAAGAAAAAGTCGGCTGATGAATCACCAGCCGAGGTGAGTATGGTGTATGCTCTGCCTCAATCCTTCAAAGCAGAGTTTGTTGAGTACGAAGAAttcagagaagaagaggaagatgggCTTACAGTAGCCCAATTGCAACTGGAGGATGTTCGACAGGCCGATGCAGTGGTGtttgagaaaccatcggccatgcaGACAAGGTTCATAAGACCTCTCTTTATAAAAGCTTTAATAGAAGGTCGGccggtaggccgagttatggtagACGGTGGTGCCATGGTCAATGTGATGCCCACTTCCTTTTTTAAGAAGTTGGGTAAAGATGAAGACGAATTGAAGCCCACCGATTCAATCATGACCGATTTCACAGGAAAcggtcaacaagctcgaggagtgctcaccaccgaactcacggtaggctcaaaaactttaaaaactgcattttttgtagtggatgcagatagccactacaacttACTATTGGGAAGAGATTGGATACACTCGAATGAGTGCGTACCCTCCACACTCCACGGAAAATTGTTCCAGTGGATCGGAGACAAGGTAGAAGAAATCCGGGCCGAGGGACGGCCTCAAATGATAGATGTCAACATGAAGGACATCGGCCACACTAGTTGGGCCGATGCTGATCCAGATCAGATTTCGTTTGTAAGAGTAACGAAGGAGGGGTTCAATTAATTCTCTCCAAAGATGTCAATAGTATGGTGGCTGACGAAGAGCCACCTaaatggttaaaatggagtcccAAAAGTCGAGAATAGAGGCTTGGCATAAGCCTCTACAGGACGAGCCGATCGACAAGATCGGCTATGATGATGATTCGGCTGCTATAGCCGATGTGTTAGCACGTGACAATTCGGCCAATAAGGCCGAGGAAGCCCATAAAGCCGAGGAAGAAGGTCAAATGAATAGGCAAACAGCAGGAATGAAGCTGgaagaatcgcctattaaagTCGGCGAAAAAAAGCTGGAGACCCAGGATTTGTTGATAGAAGTAAACCTGGGATCTTACGAAGACAACAGGCCGACGTTTATAAGTTCCAAGCTGTCGGCTCAGCAACAGGAAGAATTGAAGAAGCTGTTGAGGGAGTACAAggactgcttcgcctggagctatgaagaaatgccagaTCTAAGCCGAGAGATTGTAGAACATCGGCTGCCTATCAAAAAAGGGTTcaagccttttaaacaaccagctcgtaggtttgagccgagtattgtactccaaattaagaatgaaatcgaaaatcttttaaaggtcggatttattagagcggcccgttatgttgattgggtgtctaatatagttccagtgcttaaaaagaatggcaaacttagagtttgtattgattttaggaacttgaATTTAGCCACACCTAAAGACgaatatccaatgccaatagccgatatgttagtagattcggctgctggTAATGAAATTCTGTCTTTTATGGATGGACATGCtagttataatcaaatttatattgctgagggagatgtggctaaaacggcttttagatgccccggttcaattggaacctttgaatgggttgttatgccgttcggcttaaagaatgccggagctacttatcaaggagcaatgaattttatttttcatgacttAATCAGCAAAATGTTGGAAGTATATATCAATGATATAGTTATCAAATCCAAGTCAAAAGCCGAATATTCGGTTGATTTAAGGctcgcctttgaaagaatgagaaaatataatttgaaaatgaaccctttgaAATGCGCTTTTGGAGTTTCAGTAGGAAACTTCTTAGGATTTTTAGTGCATAAGAAAGGGAtcgaaattgatcaaaataaggCGAAAGCTATATTAGAACTACCGCCgcctaaaagcaaaaaagaagtgCAAAGCTTGTTGggaaagattaattatcttcggcggtttatatctaatttaGCCGGAAGGGTTGGGGTTTTTACCCCACTACTTCAGttgaaagataaagaagaattcgTTTGGACAAAAGAACAGCAAGAGGCGTTTGAaagtataaaaagatatttatcaaaTCCTCCGGTGCTGGTACCTCCGAAGCCAAATCAGCCGATGAAGTTGTACATATCGGCTGCAGACGAAAATCTGGGATGTTTACtggctcaagaaaatgaagagaaggaagaacaGGCTATTTATTACCTAAGCCGACGTCTGTTAGATACGGAAAAACGGTACTCGGCTAtggaaaaattatgtttggctttatattactcatgcacaaaattgagatattatattttatcagctgaagtatcggtaatatgcaaaaccgatttggtaaaatatatgttatctaagccAGTGTTATGAGGACGAATTGAGAAATGGATATTAGCTTTATCCGAGTTTTCCCTTAATTACGTTCCTGCCAAAGCTGTCAAAGGCCAAGCTATAGCTGATTTTTAAGCCGATCACCCATGTGTAGAGATTGAGGAGccgaaataaaatttaatcggCTGCCAACCTTGGGTGTTGTACTTTGACGGTTCAAAAACAACCGAATCTGCAGGAGCAGGGATAGTGATACAATCTCCTGAAGGTCATGTTTGTCAATTTGcgtttgaattagatttcggctgttctaacaaccaagccgaatatgaggccttaataatcggccttgaaatattgcaagaattgaaagcaaagtcaatcaaagtcatcggtgattcacaattAGTAATCAAGCAGGTTAATGGGGAATACCGATGTGAGaatccgaatttgcaaaattatttgaggaagataatagaattattatgcaatttcggAGAAGCTGAATTTGAACATTTGAGCAGACATGAAAATGAAGAGGCAAATGAATTGGCCCAATCGACTTCAGGATACAGAGAGCCGAAGTCAGAGTTAATAGTAATACAGAGGAGATTACTACCTTCGATTCATATACGAGAACCGATTATAACTCCTATAGAAGTAAAAGACGATTGGAGGAAGTCattgatcaaatatttggaggatcctaatataagggtcgattataatattcgaagaagagctctcggctattgtttgttggatggtcaactttacaaaagaacagccgaagaagttctattaaaatacttaggacctgaagaagctctattagtAAAGGGAGAAACACATTAAGGAATATGTGGAACCTATCTAGcaggaaaaaagttaaaatggacaattcggcacctaggatattattggccgactatgcatcaagacTGCATAGATTATGCTAAGGGTTGCCAAGAATATCAATTTCATGGCTCGATACAGAGGGTTCCTGCCTCTGAGATGTATGCCATaattaaaccatggccttttAGAGGTTGGGCCatagatttaattggagaaaccCAGCCGAATTCTTCGGTTGGTCACAAATTTATAATAGTAGCCAttgattattttactaagtgggtggaagccaaacctactcggttggttactcaaaaagaaattatcgattttgtagaagatcatataattcatcgctttggaaTTCCCGAGACAGTCACAaccgatcaagggacaatgttcacatgatgtcacgccccggggccgatttaaaagccattaccatttttaaaacttagagtcgcggaagatgtaccatttttttttttccaacctgacccacgtgacgtacagacccgccacaaatacaaagttcctctgtccactcggacagagtctcctttgtatttgcacggcataccaacgatacaacaggatctcaactaTAATCTAcaattaccaatcaacaaccaattcatgatatgcattttcatacagctaacaatccttagagatgatgcatgtctctaagcactccttaggcgctggatgatgcaatgcacagtacaacaatcatcctatttaaaagtgctccccacacggaagcttttatttttgaattctaattcattcatcatgaaaaaccattcgaaaatctttttaaaactgtttcccacacggaaactctattttgaaaatcaactgCCTCgaagggtagaaaaccacgatatgtaaatacaagaaaatccgaTATCCATAAAATCAACATCCAAATCCACAATCCTCAGTTCACATGCATAAATAACGAAAGCATCCACAGATCTACCAAAACCAGATCACCaacattcaaacaatcataaagatcaactaactgaaccattatttAAATGACTACTAAAGGCGGGAAAGAAATACAACCAAGGTGGCGATCGCTACACTgaactagctagatcgtcctctcgtcaagcccaaaatccaactcctcgtctacGTCACCTGGGGGGAAAATGgagggtgagaaaccgcaaccatggttttctcagtgggtacgacagagccacgaaggcaagccgtaatcaccggaaaccaaaggagatagataaacaaatatagatgctgatatatgaaaacgaactacagtagctataacagatatgaaCATGATATGACGTaaaagcaactacagtagtaatagaaacaggataataactgagcaagaatgaaactactactgtaaccaaaaactcaactgatcaGATGCCTCAAAGGTGAATAGTCtaaaaccaaacccaatctgatactgctatattggtccgcagacctcgagcgttgcctgtcacagagcagacactgcgagcttattcatgcgtcaccgacgatctatccggatacgtacaccccttggttggtggccaaaccaacctggtgtctagaatacacagtgctgtgactaaatcatgctgatatgctcaaNNNNNNNNNNNNNNNNNNNNNNNNNNNNNNNNNNNNNNNNNNNNNNNNNNNNNNNNNNNNNNNNNNNNNNNNNNNNNNNNNNNNNNNNNNNNNNNNNNNNNNNNNNNNNNNNNNNNNNNNNNNNNNNNNNNNNNNNNNNNNNNNNNNNNNNNNNNNNNNNNNNNNNNNNNNNNNNNNNNNNNNNNNNNNNNNNNNNNNNNNNNNNNNNNNNNNNNNNNNNNNNNNNNNNNNNNNNNNNNNNNNNNNNNNNNNNNNNNNNNNNGCCGTCCGTCCCAAGCCTGAAagcaagaggaagaggaaaaggagaaggGACAGACAAGGgccaaaattattcaatttcacACAACTCTACTGTTGAAAAAATTTACAGTTCTCTAAAACGAATGCCTAACTAAGGACAATATCTGCATTAAAATTAGGACTTTTTGTTAGGATAACTATGAAacttaaactttgtagggatatatctgctattcaccATGTTGACGgggggacctgtatgaaattaaccctttgcACAGTCAATACACTAATACATAAAGGGTCAATTGCATACAAGCTCCTCaagtccctacaaatataatgaattgtaaatatatccctgtaaagctcaactttcataagttatccctacaaaagttctaatattttcatatatatccctgccgttaaaatccgttagaaaagtttagttaaccataggttaaatactttacCTGGGTTAATTTTTGAcaattttacccctcttatattatactgttataacttttggagggacatatttgtgatggcaaaattgaaaatataaatagttttctaacggttctctaacggtaacaaaccagaaagAAATATCTAAacatattaggacttttgcagggataacttataaaagttaaacttaacagggatatatttgcaattcactatgtttgtggggacctgtatgcaattaacccaataaTAAAACAGGATCAGCAAATAGTACATACTACTCACTATTATTTCATAACTAATTCATTATCATAGTGAGAAGCGCATCAACGCATCGTGAATCATCTACCCCAACCAAAGGCATTGGATCCTCATCTTGATCATCTTGAGAAAATGGTTCCATCAGCATATTGAAGTACATGTCATTTTCTTGATGCCTCTTGATAAAGTTATAAATCACACAGCATGCTAGGGTGATGCGACACTGCACTTTGTAAGGAAAAGAAGTCGCTTGCCGAAAAACCTTGAAACGCCTCTTCAAAATGCCGAAGGCCTTTCCTACGACATTTCTCAATTGTGTATGCCTATGATTGTATACATTTTTTGGTAATCCTCGATGGCTACGCACCCGTGCATTTCCATCAAATTGGCTCAGGTGGTATCGCTTTCCCTCTGTAAGGCACAAAGAATCGATTAGTGTTTACATAGCATGAATCAACCAAATAGAATAACCAAAAGTAATGataaattaacaaattaataagTATGTATAACTCAAAAAATTGGACAAAATAAAATCCATGACTAACCTTCAGGAATCGTGAACCCTCTACTTTCACAGCACCAACACAGTACCCACATATCTGCTGCAGAACCCTCCCACCTagtacaaataaataataattagtgGTCAAATGAGCACACAGCCATCATATTCTGCGATGTAAAGCCTTTGCGATACCGATATCGCGGTTGCTTACTCTTTCTTACAACTACTAGTATATGCGTTCCGTCAATAGCTCAATTGCATTGtgtaatttcttaaaaaatataaattattatataaagtaataaaatagtaaataaccATCATAGTTTACTATTAACATCACCTTAA from Ananas comosus cultivar F153 unplaced genomic scaffold, ASM154086v1, whole genome shotgun sequence includes:
- the LOC109706095 gene encoding uncharacterized protein LOC109706095; translated protein: MVGGRSLEVAVSWSDPPVGRSRYRSLELSGAHPRTCSESGSSAVVGSYTNVHSKMNYRNLKHEINYGHVAWEGSAADMWVLCWCCESRGFTIPEEGKRYHLSQFDGNARVRSHRGLPKNVYNHRHTQLRNVVGKAFGILKRRFKVFRQATSFPYKVQCRITLACCVIYNFIKRHQENDMYFNMLMEPFSQDDQDEDPMPLVGVDDSRCVDALLTMIMN